Part of the Zea mays cultivar B73 chromosome 4, Zm-B73-REFERENCE-NAM-5.0, whole genome shotgun sequence genome is shown below.
GTGCTTTCAGAAGGTCCATGCCTAGGGTCGAATGGTCCGTGATGGCAGAGGGTCTTCTTCTCTAGGAATAACCTGGATCTCGCCTTTCAGGAGGAACCCATCGGAGAAAAGAGTTCCAGGGTTTTCTTAGGGTCAGCAGGCCGCCCAAGACGCCTCTAGACGACGTCGGGCCCAAGAGAGATGAAGAAATAGGTCGAGGGAGACTAATACTAGGGCTAGATTACTCCTACTCCAAAGGAatggaaaacagtgcaaataagGTAAATTTGATTAGTAGatttgattggatcgattgtgaggacttcaatcggtcgtaccccttcatctatataaggggtggaggtctggacccgttacaagtcgGTTCCTGAGCTAATCCCGTAGGGTTTGCTAACAAACCCCGCAAGGAAACCGGAACCCTAACTTATTTTGTGCATGAGTGGGCTGTCCGGACTCAGGGTTGAACCGTCTGCTAGGACACAAACGGTGTTCAACATATGGCCCTACCTTTTGGTGGAGCAAGGCAAGCCAAAAACACATGCACTATCAGCACCCTTCAAGAAACAATAGATCTCACAAGTCATTTTGTTCCCGAAGTAAGAACTAATCCTAATGCAAGCTACCAACTTTTCAATCTAATTATGTGATCATTTAATATAATTCTATTGCATAGAGTCCATTTACGATTGTATCTTTCTCAGCCATGGCCATTTGATGAATACGTCAAAAGGTACAAAAATGTGGTGCCCCCCGAATAAGCAAAAGGACTATGCATGTAGTATGGGTTCATCGTCGTACTATTCCATATTTGAATAGGACAATATGTCGGTGATGAGTAAGCTGGTGGAAAGTAGCCTGACATCACTGGAAATGGATGAATATGTGATGCTTGCTATGTCACCTTTCGGGCCATTTTATTCGGCCATTTTGTTTTGGCAGGTGGTCGGGGCTGCTTTGTTGGCCGATCACGCAGAACGACCTCCTTAGCGTATTTGTAGAGTAATTGACCAAAAGTAGGGTTGACTTTGACTAGATAACCTAACTCTTTATTTGTACTTTACCCTGCTGTGTAACCCCTTTTGTTTTATGTGGTCGTTGTGGCCTCTGGTAATTGATCAAAGTTAGTCGGACTGTCCTCGTTGGCTCTGGACTGTCCGGACACAGATGTTGGACCGTTCGTGATGCACGACACAGTGAACTTTGATCGGCTGTTCGATCGCCCTTGCCTCCCGGCGCCTTTGGTGTTATTAGTCTTCTTTTTTAGAGCCTTTTGAGCAACCACTCATCATGATATATTGACGTGTGAGGGTCACCAATGACAATGCTCTTGCCTTTGTCCTTATCAGTCACTTcaggccgaaccaagacctttttgttTGCTAGTTCTATTATATTGACAGGAAATGGTTTTGTGTCAATTGGCATCTCCTGAAAACTTAATTGGCCCTCATTTATGGCTGATGTATTTGTCTGCgagaaaacattacaatcattggtggcatgggaaAAGGAATATTATGAGTTATTTTAATGTTACCAATAGCTCATCGAACTTTTTGTCACATTTGGAcacattaaaagtaaacttaacttcttctTGTCGGTTCTTTTGCACCGGCTATAAAGAACATGTTGAAGGTCTAGCCTGTGTTGACCAAACAAGTTCGGTAGTATATACATCTGTGGATTCATCATCTAACCCATAGCGCCCCATTAGACACATCTTATGGttagccgattttgatgtctctttactCTGGCTTTCACATGCCAAAGCCCGCTGGTGCAAGTGCATTAATGAAGAACTAGGTGTCATCTAATTTCTCCTTTAAGTAAGATCACAACCCATTAAAATCTAGTCTTGCTAGCTGTTTTCTGTGACATGAATCTGAATGCATCAGTTTATAGTGTCCTAGAACCTTTGGATATAGTCATTTACCGATTCTTTGGGCCCCTATCAGACTGAAGCTAAATCAACTAACTCTAACTCATGTTCTTCTGAGAAAAAGTGTTCAGAAATTTCTGCTCTAGTTcctcccaagagttaatagagttaGGTGGAAGGGTTGTGTACAATGCAAATGTGGTACCAGTCAGGGATAGCGAGAATAAATGGACAAGGTAGGCTTCCCTATCAGCCAATTCTCCTaggtgtgctaagaactggcttaTGTGGTCATGCATACTTTTCTCGCCTTCACGGAAAAATTTAGAGAAATCTAGAATCCTAGTCCCGTGCGGATATGGCACGATGTCAAATCAGTGACTATAAGGTTTTTGATACGACTGTCCTAtgcctgacacactaacaccgacTTTGTCTTTGAACAACCCGGCTACCTTGTCCCTAATCTTTTCCACCACGTCTGGTGACCATCCATTAAGTTTGGGGGTGAAAATctcaggttgcctgacatcaTTTTGTTAGCTTTCCTCCTATGGATGTTTGATatgtgtgttaggtgtcctattaatgccACCACCTCATGCCCTATATATCTCAGGCTCTCTAGTGGCCGAAGAATATTCAGCTCTGCGTATATGAGGTGGCATGGCATGTTTATAATAGGATGCCGATGGGGTGAGTAGTGCTGTTGTGATGGATGCGGGAAATGTGCATATTACACAGCCATTGGTTCTGCGTAACAGTCCGGGCAGTCTGTGACTGGGCCGAATGGTCTGATGGTATAATCGGATGGTCTGGCCACATATGGCGTTGCCTGGGTGGTCTGCGGACAGGTCTATATAGGGGCCGGATGGTCCGAAAAAATATGTCGGGCGGTCCGCACCATAGCCAAATGGTCTGGCGTAAGGGGCCGGACAGTCCACGATCGGTTCGAACGATCTGGGGGTATATCCAGATGGTCTGGCCGTATATGGTGCTACTTGGGTGGTCTGCACGCGGGGCTATGTAGAGTTGGACTATCCAGCGAAATACACCGAACGATTTGCGATGTAGACTGTCCGAGATGACTCTCAGATTGTCCGGATGTATCCAGTGCTAGTCGTGTGCCTGGTGGCAGCGGTTGTGATCATGATATGGACACGTGCATGGACATACCATATGATTACTGGGCCAAGGATGACCCATTTGTAGCCGATTTGTAAGGCATAGTGGTTCTGTATTAGAATCATGCGAGGGAAAACTAGGGGTAGTAGATTTTTCATATGAATGTGCCCATTCTTTAACAGATTCATCTATATATTGGTTTAACTGATCCCCCGCTATTCTATAAAAGCCTTAAAAGATTGATCTAGAATACTTACAATGGGAGTGTGAGGCAAAGGTAGGAGAGATGCCACATCGATCTCCTCTTGATGGATGATCTTCTGGTGGCGGTCCACTATGAAGTATGATAGGTACTTTTCCTTTGTCTTTTTGCATCGTTCGGCGAGCTGTTAGTGCACCTCCTCATCCTCTTTATCACGCCGTTCGACGAGCCATCATAACACCTCCTCCTCATTGTGCCTTATGAGGTAATCGAAGGGCTACTGATCATCAGCTGGGAGTGCCTtcatggccggcttgatgatgttaGTGGTGGAGACGTCGGTGTGATCTTTGGAACCGGCCATCTGGGGGCGATTTTTGGCagattgtccccagcggagtcatcGAAAAGTGTGTTGGCGTCGATTCGAACACCAATCTCTAGATATGAACCgcctggcggtgctctctgcaggaGCGAAGACGGTCTATGGCtctgggctggacggtccgcgacctcggCGTAGCAGCGGCTCCTTCCCTGTATGCTTCCGAACGGTCCGTGCTTGGTGCCAGATAGTCTGCGATGGCGCAAAGGGTATTCTTCTCCTCGAAGAATTTGGATCTTGCCTCCCggcagggaccccgtcggggaaggGAGTTCCAGGGGTTGTCTTGGGGTCAGTAGGCCGCCCAAGATGGACAACATCGGGCCAAGGAGATGTAAAGAAATAGGTCAAGGGAGACTAATACTAGGGCTAGATTACTTCTACTCCTAAGGAATGGAAAGAATAGTGCAAATAAGGTAAATTTGATAAGTAGATTTGATTGGATTGGTTGTGGGGGCTTCATTCGGCCTTACCCCTTCATTTATAAAAGGGGAGGTCTAGACCCGTTACAAGTCAGTTCCCGAGCTAATCGTGCAGGTTTTGCTAACAAATTCGCAAGAAATTGGAAACCCTAACTGATTCTACACAGGCGCGGACCATCTGCGTAGCCACTATGGACAGTTCGGACTGTGGACATTCCAGTCTTAGGGCCGTACCTTTCGTCAGAACACAAACGTTACTCAACTGTACCTAAGAATCCAAACAACACATGAGTGAATAAAATACTCATCAAGTATACCTTAGAACTGAAATAACATTTCAAGTCATGAATCAACAACTAAAACCCAACTCAAATTATGAGAAGGTTGTTGTTTCCGTCCAAAACGTATAATTCTGATTTTTTCATTGCTTTTACCATTAAAACCAAGCGAGTAGGGACAACACTTGCTAATAGATATATGAACATGAACACCAAATACATAGCTGAATTTATTGGGACATTAATTAAATATAAATGGATAACTTGAATTAGAACCAAATACAcaacaagatgtacctagacatgAATTGAATATAAAAGAATAACATAAAACTAATTGGATCACCAACCAAGACATAGCCATGAAAATTTAAAAGAACAAACCAAACAATCATTCAAAGATTTTTTGGCAAGCGGTTCATCACGAACTTGCCTTAACGTTGATGAAAGCCTCACATTGCAATCTCAACATCGGTTGTACTATAACCTATCAAGCAAAACCCACAATAAAAAATCATCACATATCATATTTGTACTTGAAAAAAGAACAAAACTCACACAAACAAATTCTAGAGAAACACATTATTCTGAATTTTCCAATATTTGAACATGCACTGCTTCATCCTTAACTTTTACTACTCTTAAAAAATGAGGCAAATAGGTACATTCTAGAAACTAAACAAATTTTATATAACTTTTGTGTTGATCACCAAGATAAATTTTATATGAATATTCTCTAGAAATTAGGATAAACTTTCTACCTAAATATATTTTCACTTTTAGGACAACAGTACCATTTCTACAATTACTGCTAAACCAAAATAGAACTTGATTGAAACTAGTGGCATTGGAAAGCTAACAACAAAAACACAATTTTTGTATTTACATAATCATCAAATAAGAATAAATATTGTTCTAGAGATATCAAACCCTATGTTTCAATCAGTTTACTCAACCAACAATCTTAATGCCAGCAGGAACAAGTTCTATAGGTCACCCTTTCTTATTCTGCCAGTTTTTTGATTGAATACATGTCCCCAAGTCGATATAACCCTTCGCGACGACCATAGCAAAGATAGTTGCCATAAAAATCGATCAATGGAATCACTCACTTCAAATCAAGCAGACACAAAGCTGGCTTTCTAATCCTTGGTCAGCATCACCACATCTACTCGTCCATTTGAAGGGGGATCCACCTGTCAACCTGAACCCCATTGGGTTCCTAACTTGGGGGTGCACTCGCTTGCTGCCCCTGCGGCACATATGAGGCTTCGGCGGCGCCGCGGTAGGCACAATCATGAGTACCCTGGCGGCCGCTCGGAACTCCTCCACGAACGCCTCCGCAGGCAAAAATTCCTAAACTTGTGGAACATAACATAGAGCCACTTGTCGTTGGTGAGGAGGATGTGACCATTCTAGTTCTTTGACTACGCCCTCGCGTGCTTCTTGAACTGCAACGACGACAACACCTGTGTGGTGTCGCACGAAGAAGAAAACCATGCGAAGTTTTGAGCAAAACCACATAACTGACGAAGTAGCTGACAGACCTTGTCACGGTAGCCATCGTGTATTGTGCGTCATGTCACGAATCTTGGCCACGAACTTGCCCCAGGCCACTTCCTCACCCAGATGAAGGCCACCACTCGTGCATCGCCGCCTCCCACCAAGGCGGCGGCCGCTACCGCCTATGCTTCTTCCGCGTGCTCGGCGGTGGCGACGTCATTATCGTCGCCTTGGTGGAGGACAAGGGCAAGGAAGATAGCAAGTCGGAGCAGCTGCAATCGTCGGTGGTGGCAACATCGTCGTCCATGCCAAGGAGAATGGCGTCGAGCTACTTGTAGTAGAGGAAGTGGACGAACTCTTCGTGAACTGGGATGGCTGGAAGAGCTCAGAGATGGGGAAGGGCGAGTGGACGAGCGGTGGCAATGGCGTCGTCCATGCCGAGGAGAACAACATCGAGCTGCTATAGTAGAGGACGCGGAGGAACTTCTCACGAACTGGGATGGCCGGAAGAGCTCAGAGGTGGGGACGTACGAGTGGAGGAAGAAGCCTATGCGGGCACGCAACGACTTGTGGCAGAGGATGGTGGGGAGCGCGATTTTGTTTGGCTCTGACCGTTTCGTGGGCATCTGGGAAATGGGCGAGGCATCGCTGTGGAGAAGGCCGGAAACGAGGATGAAGTGAAGAGGAAGTCGAAACAACCGTTTTGAAGGAATCCAGGATACGAGCGAGGCATCATTGTGTAGAAGGCCGGAAACGAGAAAGAAGCGTAGAGGAAGTCGGAACGAGCGCCGCAGCGCAAGGGAAAGGAATGATAGATCAGGTTGTAGGGACGACGATGCGAGGGGTGAGACACGAAACTGCACATGTGTATGAAACTgctgctttaatatagtagagatattTTACATTTGTTTGCGTATACACTTTGTTGCAAGGGGTTTGTACCGGTGTAGTGAACTCACGCCAACGTTCTACACCTTGTTGCAAGGGGTTTGTATCGGTGTAGTGAACTCACGCAAACGTTCTCTTCGTTTTCCTCTATAAGCAGAAGAAGCGAATTTACAAAGATCTACTCCTTGCCTACAAGACTCTGGGCGTCGTATTCGGTGGTCTTGTCACCTCCCCTCTCTACGTCTACCCTTCCATGAACCTGACAAACCCGACCGAAGAGGACTATCTGGGAATCTACAGCATCATGTTCTGGACCCTGACACTGATCGGCGTCGTCAAGTACATCTGCATCGCCCTCAACGCCGACGACCACGGCGAAGGTGATGGACACACGGCCATCCCAAACCAAAATCGATAAAAGCCAGCCATTTCTAACTGCGACATGGGTGTTTCTGTTCCGCTGCAGGTGGCACATTTGCCATGTACTCCCTGTTGTGCCAGCACGCCAACATCGGCATCCTCCCGTCCAAGAAGATATACACCGAGGAGGAGCAGGGCCTGGTCCCGGCTCGGCCCGTCGCGGCCCGGAGGCCCAGCAAGGTGAGGAGGTTCATCGAGCGGAGCATTACGGCGAGAAGGTTGCTGCAGCTCACGGCGATCCTGGGCATGTGCATGCTCATTGGAGACGGCATCCTCACGCCGGCCATCTCAATCCTGTCAGCTGTTGATGGACTAAGAGGGCCTTTCCCGTCGGTCAGCAAACGTACGTGAGCGGCCGATCGATTTGTTGATTCGTGGAGTAATCAATCAAATTCGAGTGTTTTGTTTTTGCAGCGACTGTTGAGGCTCTGTCCGCAGGGATTCTGATCGGTCTGTTCCTGCTGCAAAAGTACGGCACGTCCAAGGTGAGCTTCATGTTCTCGCCGATCATGGCGGCGTGGACGTTCACCACCCCGATCATCGGCATCTACAGCATCTGGCGCTACTACCCTGGCATCTTCAAGAGCGTGTCGCCGTACTACGTGGTACACTTCTTCGTGACCAACCGGAAGAGGGGCTGGCAGCTGCTCGGCGGCACCGTCCTGTGCATCACGGGCGCCGAGGCCATGTTCGCCGACCTCGGGCACTTCAACAAGCGGTCCATCCAGATCGCGTTCCTCTCTAGCATCTACCCGTCGCTGGTGCTCACGTACGCCGGCCAGACGGCCTACCTGATCAACCACGTGGGCGACTTCGGCGACGGGTTCTACAAGTTCGTGCCGCGCCCCGTGTACTGGCCAATGTTCGTCATCGCGACGCTGGCGGCGATCGTGGCGAGCCAGTCGCTCATCTCCGCCACCTTCTCCGTGGTCAAGCAGTCGGTGGCGCTGGACTACTTCCCGCGCGTCCGGGTGGTGCACACCTCCAAGGACAAGGAGGGGGAGGTGTACTCCCCGGAGACCAACTACCTGCTGATGCTGCTGTGCGTGGGCGCCATCATCGGCTTCGGCGACGGAAAGGACATCGGCAACGCGTTCGGCGTGGTGGTCATCCTCGTCATGCTCATCACTACCATCCTGCTCTCCCTGGTGATGCTCATCGTCTGGGGCACGCACGTGGTGCTGGTGGCGCTCTACCTCGTGCCCTTCCTCATCCTGGAGGGCACTTACGTGAGCGCGGTGTGCACCAAGATCATGAAGGGCGGCTGGTTGCCCTTCGCCATCTCGCTCGTTCTGGCGCTCGTCATGTTCAGCTGGTACTACGGCCGGCAGCGCAAGGCAGAGTACGAGATGGCCAACAAGGTGACCCTGGAGCGGCTGAGCGAGCTGCTGGCCGCGCCCGACGTGCGCCGCGCCCCGGGGCTCTGCCTCTTCTACAGCAACATGCAGGAGTGGCGGTGGCTCACCCCGGTGCTGGCGCACTACATCAAGAACATGCGGTCGCTGCACGGGGTTACCATCTTCGTCACTCTCCGGTACCAACTGGTGGCCAAGGTGGACGCCGAGAGCCGCATGGCGGTCCGGCGATTCGGTCCCCGCGGGGTGTACGGCTGCACGATCCAGTACGGGTACGCTGGCCCACTgtacgaggaggaggaggaggacctcGCCGGGCAGGTGGTGCGGGCGGTGCGCCAGCATATCGAGCGGGAGGCGGCGGCGTCCTCCACGGCGGAGGTCGAGGAGGAGGCGGCGGAGCTGGAGGAGGCGCGCGCGGCCGGGGTGGTGCACGTCATGGGCAAGACGAGGTTCCACGTGGGCAGGAACACGGGCCTCTTCGACCGCGTGCTGCTCGGCTTCTATGAGTTCCTGCATACCACCTGCCGCTCCGCGCTGCCGGCGCTTGGGATCCCGCTGCAGCAGCGCGTCGAGATCGGCATGCTCTACAAGGCCTGACGCCAGACATGCACCTGCGGCTGTTGCTGGTGCAGGCTTGCAGGTGCCGGTGGCTTAAGACTGAGGTTGCTTGATCTAGTTGTAAGTGAATCTCTGTGGGAAGGATGGAATAAGGTGTCTGGTGTGGAAGATGAACTTCTGATTTGTATCACCATATCGTCCTGCTGTGATATACAAATTAATACTAGTTCCTTTCCTATGCGTAtgccctttcccttttctttgtcCATATATATGCGATTAGTATATGCCTAGCGTGTTCACGAGTATATGACACAAGAGTACATCACACATGCACATAACTATTATAAATGTTGTTGGGATCTTCTTCTCCCGAAGATCCTCAAAACACACTTATTCTGTTTTAGCTAACAATTATATTAAAGGACTGaatcactagtagaaaagagctcaaagcctgcggcaccaataaattatcactggcggtttcagttaccgcgcgccagtaaaaaaacCAGGTGGACCCGGcttgggaaccgccagtggaaacctatttccactggcggttatcttaacacaaccgccagtggaaataagaTATTTCCACTGACGGTTGTTGTAaaacaaccgccagtgaaaatctagtttccactggcggttggtgtaacagaattGCCAGTAGAAataccctatttccactggcggttgtgttaagagaaccgccagtggaaataggtttccactggcggtttttcaagccaaccgccagtgaactatCTGTTATAAATACCACTCTTCCTTCGCCCGACAGGAGCTgtagctcgcagccaacttccattggaggcgattttggaggttcagatttcacaaaatacaaggggggaggttttggtcttcattttttggaagaaggtggataagaaaggttggtttatgtttctttgtcaatttttgttcattcttgctcaattctagccacattttggatctagggttttacatgtgagagagaagagtatagctaggttattttctctatttcctcaaatgaggttgcttaagatggttagattttgtctattccctctcctttttcatgtttagttctcaaataagtttatccatgacacatatttagttgcttaatgaatggtgaatgtgttgtatggagagggaggatgataggtttggtaattaagattgtttttattaattgttatgaaaggttggtttaattatgtttcaattgccaattattgttcatttttgctcaattttaacaacattttgaaactaggctttcaccatgtgttagagataggtttgggtattaagattttttgtttattagttgctaggaaagtttggcttatgtttcttttgccaaattttgttcatttttcctccattttagccacattttggatctagggtttcaccatgtgttagagataaagtagttagGTTGCCTAATCGATCCAACCGCCTATTGgtatatgtttctcttgccaatttgtgtgtcttgtgtgttttatgttactttttttacaggtgatgatggagaggatatcctggatgtataacttatcaaggctaaatccatcatacatatctgaggtccataagtttattgttgtcgctacgaaccatgcttggagaacaaagacaaaacacatatattgtccatgcatggactgcaaaaatgctgttgtatttgatgacacagaacaaatcatatctcatctggtatgccaaggatttgtgaagaattacataatttggacaaagcatggagagggtagctcttcgccttatacaactggaaaccctgcgaacatcAACGACacctttcagttcgttcacgagacacaacaacctcttccacagagcgaacatgtagtgccaaatgttactgatcatggttacgccggaggaaatgaacgtgaaagaacccatgttctgccaaatgttatggacgaggaagatgcagagttgttagaggcaatgttgcgtcgtcatacagatccatcgatgttcttcatgaaaggtatggagtccctgaagaaggcagcagaagagcctttgtacgatgagtctaagggttgtaccaaagagttcacgacgctccggtctgtgttaaagctgttgattttaaaagctagatatggtctgtctcatgccggcttcgatgcgttcttgagtattgtcgcagacatgcttccaaaggagaacaaagtgcctgctaacacgtactatgcaaagaaactaatcagtccactcactatgggagtggagaagatccacgcgtgtagaaatcactgtaacctttatcgaggtgatgattataaagacttggagagctgcccaaagtgtggtgcaagtaggtacaagacgaataaagactatcgagaggaagagtgtgttgcatctgtgtctaaagggaagaagcgaaataaagccaaaaagaagacttcaaaatcc
Proteins encoded:
- the LOC103653279 gene encoding probable potassium transporter 4, encoding MAAASMDVEAGQGRNDKKRIYKDLLLAYKTLGVVFGGLVTSPLYVYPSMNLTNPTEEDYLGIYSIMFWTLTLIGVVKYICIALNADDHGEGGTFAMYSLLCQHANIGILPSKKIYTEEEQGLVPARPVAARRPSKVRRFIERSITARRLLQLTAILGMCMLIGDGILTPAISILSAVDGLRGPFPSVSKPTVEALSAGILIGLFLLQKYGTSKVSFMFSPIMAAWTFTTPIIGIYSIWRYYPGIFKSVSPYYVVHFFVTNRKRGWQLLGGTVLCITGAEAMFADLGHFNKRSIQIAFLSSIYPSLVLTYAGQTAYLINHVGDFGDGFYKFVPRPVYWPMFVIATLAAIVASQSLISATFSVVKQSVALDYFPRVRVVHTSKDKEGEVYSPETNYLLMLLCVGAIIGFGDGKDIGNAFGVVVILVMLITTILLSLVMLIVWGTHVVLVALYLVPFLILEGTYVSAVCTKIMKGGWLPFAISLVLALVMFSWYYGRQRKAEYEMANKVTLERLSELLAAPDVRRAPGLCLFYSNMQEWRWLTPVLAHYIKNMRSLHGVTIFVTLRYQLVAKVDAESRMAVRRFGPRGVYGCTIQYGYAGPLYEEEEEDLAGQVVRAVRQHIEREAAASSTAEVEEEAAELEEARAAGVVHVMGKTRFHVGRNTGLFDRVLLGFYEFLHTTCRSALPALGIPLQQRVEIGMLYKA